gctgtgagctctGGTAAAAAAGGCTCCAGCTGACACTGGACATTTAGGATTTAGTCTGCAGAGTTCATGGGCAGACCATGACTAGAACAGGACTTTCAAAGAGAGTCTTGAGTAGCAGCAGTAAAGTTCCATCAAGATCTTGATACAAAGAGCTCTCTGATACTTTCATGTCACTCATTTGATCCCCACTGGGGATTCAAACTCTGCAATGTCTGAGACTTTTTTCCATGACTTTGTTTTGCTTCCTTTACAAAAAGAAACAACTGTTGTGAAGACTgctaaaaaaagccaaaagtcCCCAAAGCACTGTTTTATCTTCATGTGATCAGTCAGTTCATCTCCAGACCATACCATGTAATAAATAATTCCAAGTTCTAAGATGTTAGTCCTAAAATTATAGgagcaaggaaaacaaaaaattgccACTCATGAAAGGAGACAAGGGGAAGGCTAAAACCACTTCCACTGACTCAGCTGATCAAGCAGTTTGAGGAATCACCTAGGTAAAGTTCAGCCCTGACACTGAagtaaacattttattttaagcaatTTTTAGAGAACAGAAAGGCAATACTTTGGTCAATTACTAAATGAGAGCAGAGAGATGAAAGAGAAGTTATTCTTGGGCACTGCTAAACTTTAAGGTGTCATAATGCTGATTTCCATGGGATGAAAGCAGAAaggagggatggcagcaggcaggaggagctgtaTGCTGACAGAGCTCCTGATGGTAAGtgaggaacaggaaaaaattgcttttaaggAAAACAGAACCTGTTATATTTTAGTTGGTTGGGGTGACACTTTGAAAAGGGAATGGAGATCAGAAACATGGAACAGCTGAGGCTGGAAGCCACATCTGGACATGGTCTAGTCCAACCCCTCTAGTGCGTGTCCTAGTTCAAAGCAGAGGTTCCTAGAGCAGGTTGTTCCAGACCTTGCCTGGTTGGGCTTTGGATATTTCCAAGTGTGGAgactgcacagcctctctgggcaacctgttccactATTTGGTTACCCTCAGGATGGAAAAATGTGTCCTAATGTTCAGAGGGAACAGAACAGCTCCTGTGCCCCAGTTTGTTTCCCTTGCTTCCTGTCCTGTTGCAGGACACCCAACCAAGAGTTTGGCCCTGTCTCCTTTACACCATCCCACCAGAGACCCCTTGTGCAGGGTAaaatgggagctgcagggataaAAGGCACCAGGGAAGGCAATTCTGTGGGAAATGCAGACGAGCAGGGCCCTGACAGAGTGACAGAGCAGCGCAGCAATGAGGGCCCATCCAACACTGCTGACTTGAATGCACTTCAAGTCACATCTCGGGATGCATGACTGCACTTGTCAGGGAAAACAGGCATGTACATCATGGAGTACGAGGCATAACCACAACAAACACGGAGCATTTCCTAGAAAGACTggattttttcacagaaaaaacacACCAGGAGCAGCTATGTTATATGGGAACTATGGGTTGGGGAGCTTCCCAGAAAGCCAGCTGCCCCTGTTCCTAATTATTTGTTATTCATCTCTGTTTCAGTCCAAAATGAGGTCTGATTTATGGGAAATTACTTACAAAATGAAACATGGAAATATGGGATGGATGATGATTAATGGGAGCTATGATATGTGCCTGCAAAAATGCAAAAGGGCACAAACATCCAGGAGGGGCAGGCTGACGTGGGGTGACACCAGAGGGTTTTCCTATGAGTAAATGAACAAAGACAATGTATTTCCTGGTGGTGATGCTATTAGCTCATGGAGAAAGCTCTGAAGAGAAGGCTGGGCAACATGGTGGGAAACATTtcctcactcctgccctgaaGAGTCCACCATGGGAAAGCCTTTTGTGCTGGATCTTCAAGAAGGCTCAAGTTTCATTTATGTCTTGCAACTTTTTGCTTAATTTTGCAGACATGATGGGTACTTTATGActcttttgtttccttgttaAGATGCTGATGGAAAGCAACAAAGTTCTGGCCTTCattataaaaagcaaaaagaaatggagaaaacatgaatttgaataatggatttaaaaataaaaaacatcacttgataaaataaattacttttggATGGGAAACCACAAAGGCCATCACACTCAGTACCAGGACTCAGACTCTTCCTGCCTCAAGATGCTAATGCTCAGAAAAGGAAAGCTTATCATTGGATCTATTAATAGTTTGCACAAACCACCTCAATAAACATGTCACATGATTGGACAGGGAAGCTGCAGTGATCAAGTTTTCAGGAATAATTTATATATAGTCCAAGCTTCCCTGAGGCAAGAGGAAGAGCTAGATGATCTCCTGAGGTCCCGACTCCCTGAAACCAGAGTCTCCATGGCTGGAAGATGAAAATGACCACCACAGTGTCATGCCtgtctgctgccctgggagtgTGGGAGGTCATCCACAGCACTATCCCATCAATGCCACATTTAATTCTTCCCAGCTTTAAGTTCTCATGGTTATGTTCGAAGTGTATGTTCATTTCTGTTATGCAAGGGAAATAAAGAGTAACAAGAAGGGTTCTACAGGTATGCCAGCCAGAAAAGGGAGGTTGAACTATGtgatctttaaaggtccctttcaacccaagcTATCCTGATTCTATGCCTCAAGCAGCAAGGTAAATTTTTTGCCTCACATTTCCATTTCAGATTAACAGCAGGACACACACAGAAATTCCCTGCCACTCCAGCAGACTCTGCTGCTCACCTGGTGAGAGCTGAGATGCTGCCTGGGGAGAGAGGGCAGTTGGGGCACATGGGATGGTGTGTGAGAACCCATGGGATGGTCTGTGAGAGCCCATGGGATGGTGTGTGAGAGCCCATGGGATGGTGTGTGAGAGCCCATGGGATGGTGTGTGAGAGCCCATGGGATGGTCAGTGAGAGCCCATGGGATGGTCAGTGAGAGCCCATGGGATGCCCTGTGAGAGCCCATGGGATGGTGTGTGAGAGCCCATGGGATGGTCAGTGAGAGCCCATGGGATGGTGTGTGAGAGCCCATGGGATGGTCAGTGAGAGCCCATGGGATGGTCTGTGAGAGCCCATGGGATGGTGTGTGAGAGCCCATGGGATGGTCAGTGAGAGCCCATGGGATGGTGTGTGAGAGCCCATGGGATGGTGTGTGAGAGCCCATGGGATGGTCAGTGAGAGCCCATGGGATGCCCTGTGAGagcccctggctgccccaggtGCTCCATGCCAGCTTCACTGGGGGCTCTGCATCACCAATTAAGGGCAGTGAAGGGTCCAGAGCATCTCTCAAGAGTGATGTCAGTTAAACACCACCCCGAGGATTCAGGAATGACTCGGTGCACTGTGAGTTAATGACTTCCAGGCATGACTCTTGGCAGTGCTACCATTATTATTTTGCAAGGAGACTTCAGTGTCTCTTCTTGCAGCCAGTCAGCCAGTGTTGTGGATCTGCTCTTTGCCTGCCTGTTGCACAAGGCATTGGTGAAACCCTCCCTACCTATTTGTTGACCTTTCCTTCGTTCTCCCTCCACCAGCAAACACAGATAGGTCATTGTCTCCAAAGAAGACTTCACTCCTTAGCAAACAACACCCAGAAAAAGGCCACATCCTTTTCCAAATTACAATTCAGCCTTCTAAAGATGGATGTCAACAAGACATTGATGAATTCAGACGCAGCTTTGAGATTTCTCAGAGGGATTGAGGATTTCCATTGTCAGACATGGCTATTGTGCTAGGAAAATGACTCCCAGCTGAAGGAgtgagaaaacattttgaagaaCAGCTCAACAGTATTAAGAAAAGCTGGATACCCTGACACCCCCGGGGAAAAGCTGCTAACAAAGTTAGTGAGATGGGCTGGAACAACATTTGAGTGTCACAATAATTTCATTGCATAATCTTTGTCCTGCTTACCCCCAGCTCTCACCAAAGACAATGGAAGCGTGGGGTTTGCAGTTCCTTGCAGGAGACAATCAGATTCTTGCATCATCgagtcctttttctttttttctacaaGTTTATAAAAGACAGAGATGCATTCTTGACTGCAAACTAACATTCAAAGTCTCATGAGAATAGATACCGCTCCCTCGGCCATAAAACTCTGGAGAGGGCTCGGGATGACCGAGATGAATCTCACGGAGAAACAAGCCCAAATAAACAGAGTCTGAATGAATAGAGAGTGCAGTCATCCCATCCACAGATGAGCTTGATTAGTCCCTGtttctgcagcccctccatggccCCCTGTTACTGCTCAGACCGTGTCAGACATAGCTGCTTAGTGAAGCTGCCCCACTGAGCCTTCCAGCCCCTTACCATTTTACAGATGGACTTGGCCTCCTCAGAGAACTTATGGGAGTACACCTCCTCTGTCTCCAGCACTCTTCTGTCCACTTCTTCCCTCTTCAccttctctttcctcccacGGAACGGCGATTGCCCAGCAATCATTTCATAAATGAGGCAGCCTAACCCCCAGTAGTCAGGGCTGAGTGTGTATCTCTGGTTGTTCAGCACCTCTGGAGCTGTGAAGGAGAGTGAGATGCCTTGTGGAAATGCTTGGTGTTTACACAGGCACAGCATTTAAATGCATCAAAGTTTCATTTTGGTGACTGAATACACATGCACAGAGAATGGTGggtaaaatacagaaatacctTCTGAAATGCAGCATGCTTCATGCCTTGGTGTTCACTCTACATGCTACATGCCTTGTGCATGCTGTCTTCTGACTTCTCTACCAACTCAGtccaattaaaataaaaaatcacgAAAGAAGTTGGGTCTAAATATTAAGCAGAGACCAAATTTTAAGAGTTCCTCCAGATTTCTCCACTtagggaagaaaggaaatgcaaacaCACATCCTGTAAACAGCTGTGACATTTCTTCAAAAGCAAATTCTGTCTCTTTGGTCAATTcatagcttttatttttcccctttaaagAAACTCCAATCCATTAATTTTGTGTTGCAACCACAGACAATGCTTTTGGGCAGAGAGTCACTGTCTTGCAGGCACCCTCACCTCCATGCAGGGGTACAAACGCACATCCCCACGTGCTCACAAGCACAGAGCCTTGGTGTGCACGCAAACTTACACTGGGATAACAAAATTTAGACATGACAACTGATTTGCTTGCTTTCATTAAAGTCTCCATATGTTGTAACAGTGGCTCACATCAGCTAGTTTCTATTCAGTCAAATAAGCATAAGCAATTTTTACTCCAAGAAAATATGCCCACCCAGAGAATGCATGAAAATAATTGCATTGAGTTTAGAAAACAGATCTAGTTAAATAAGGGAGTGtagtttttgaggtttttttttttaccaatgTAGAAATCTCTACTTGTCTTTTAAACAGATCCTCCTTTGCACATAGAGGAAAGCTCAAGCTGACGCTGGTCAAGATGACCATAGGTCTGACTTACCCCTTTTATCATAACCATGCAAATACATTCTAACTCCTATACAAAGCAACAACTAGAAAGAAACCTTTATTTTGGCACATAACCCTCCTAAGATAAATCTACAATAAAATCACTAGAATCCCAGTTGCTGTCTCCCCTTTCaattttctttgctgatttaAGTTTATAGACCAGCCTCACTGAGAGCTGTAGAGGTCCAGCCTTTCACCCTCTTCTGATTTTCACTATCAGGATTTCTGTAGGAGTTGCTGCATGAAACTGGACCCAGCTGAATGTGAatactttttattctttttcttaagcTTTCTCGGCAGAAATATCTCTAAAACTGAAGTAACCTtggtaaatttttaaaaagatgagCTGTGGAAGACTTACCCATATACCCTACTGTTCCTACTCTTCCACGGATTGATTCACCCTCGGGGATTTTGACAGCTAGACCCAAATCAGATATTCTAATATGgcctggaaggaaaaaagaaacaaaacaacacaaagcaGATATAATAAGATGACCCAAATTAGTCCAAAACACACAACTGTGGTCATTGCTAAACGACTCCTGCAATTTACTGCTCAAACATTTTAGGAAAAGAGTGTTCTGAATCACTGAATTGGAGCAGTTCCATTGATTGGGAAAAGAGGAATTATTAAGGGCACTACAACACAGTGAAATAAATGCTAACAGTAAGGCTGTGGACTGCAGTGAATTGCATCAGGTATTTTACAACCAAtgaaaaaaggcagagagaagcATGCTGTGGGGAAGTATCTTGAACTGATCACAGAGGATGGATGGGCTGACACAATCTGTAACTCTGTGATGGCTGAGGAGGCCACATCTGGCCTGCAAGTCAGCAGGAGATTCGATTATCGCTGCCTCCAGCAATGAACGGGTACCTGGGTTTGCATGAAACCAGACTTGGCTCAGCAGAGGGGGAAAGCACTTTCAAAAATGGAGAGGGAAGCACAGATTTAGAAATTAGAGCTCCCTTTGTGTTGCACCAGCCTTGCAACAAGGATGGAAAAGCAGCGAGGGAAGGCAGAGAGCCCCAGCAATGCGGAGCTCTGGAGAACAGCCCCTGCTGAGGGCACGGCTGCCTCCCTCCATctgtgcagagctccagcagctcagccacccCTAGACAGGAATATCAGTGTATGCTGAGCCTCTTAATCACTTCAGAGCATTATTTGTCTTTGTGCAATATATATCCTGAAACTAACTTAATCTACTTTACTGTGAAAGCATCTCTGTAAAGCTCCGAGACTTACCATAATCATCCAGCAGGATATTTTCTGGCTTCAGATCTCTGGAAATGAAAGATAGCAGTTATGGGCATGAAGCTGGTTTTGATAACATAACCATACAACTGTGTGGGTGCATTTATTACTTGTAATAAACTAATTGAGTGTCAACTCAAACAGCAAGGAACTCCTGAAGCCAATACAACCTTTTACAAGTCACTTCACAGATAGACTGAGACCATATGTCTTTTCCTAAACTGGAGTTGTAATTTTTCACCAAACCAAGCTTTTAGTTCCTAATCTACCCTATAATGGACTCATCCATCTAGTCCTGTAAGCCCTGTAAACGAACCCCTATAGCCCTGTGTGCTGTAAAATCTCTCTAACATTTTCTGTTATAAAAtcttatgttaaaaaaatagattttaaaatccCTTATTTACATGTGAAAATGGAAATAGCAATCTGCTGGGCTCTAGTTTTCTATGTCTGGCATCTGAGCCAGACTGAATGTGTGAATGTGTGTCCATGCACGTGCACACATGTGCAATAGTTTTGTTGAGTTTGGAAAACGCGGGGCAGAGGGGGGAATGCTGTGCCCAGATTAAGATTATTCTTACAAGCATTAGTGAAACTCTAGTGCCTCTGTGGTTTGGAGCAATGCCATGAAAATGGGCAAGGTGGTCAATCTGATGTCAAAGATGTGCCTTTTACTGTtcctgagaaaaagaaaacaaacaaaaaaaaaccccccaatcTGGGCAAGGTACAAACTTCTGAAGTAAATAATCTCAGTTTTCATATATTTAGCAGAGCCTGGGCAGTCTGAAAAGTTTGAGGTGGGAGCCAGGCAGGCTCCTTCTCATGCTGCTCGTGCAGAGGGGACTGAAGCCAGCCCAAGAGGTGGGACAGAGGTGTCAGAGGGGGACATGGacatgctgggctgggagtgtcccagcagtgcccaggactgggctgtgctggcctcagCCTGAAtgaggcaccagcagctgggtGAGGCAGGAAAAACAGCATTGCTTCAATTCACCACACCATGCCCTGGCTTTTATCTAAAGACAGTGCTCAGCAAATCCAAGCCCTGCTTGGCCTCTTCTTTTTTGTCAGTGTGTCAGTGTAAGGCTGCCTTGCATCTGTGAACCAGCTTGGTTCTGGTAACTTCCCAGAAAAGAGTAATTTCTGTGCAAAGAGCAAAGAGAAATCCTCAcaccagggcacagggcagagcacagagcccacCCCACCTCTCCAGCTGCACCACTCCAGTATCATGAATTTTCCTGTGCATGAAGACGGGTACTTTATAGTTTTGACAATGCCTAAGTTGGAATTTTGAAACTTgccttgtttttatttatgaTTTCAAGCAAGAACACAGAGCGCTGTGAGTAATCTCCTCTCCTTGCTTGCTTCAGACCTTCCTGACCTCCCAGATAAACCTCACCCAGTGCTCAGTGGTACCAAGCCTGCTTTTCAAACAAACAATGCTGAAATATGTGAAGGGCATATTTCTGAATATTGAGGAGAAGCTGTGACTTTGTTTAACATACCACTGTGGCTCTCCCTGCCACTCAGCAGAAGGTTTCCaatgctggagcagcacagtcAAGGGCATTgtctatttatttttgaaaataggTTCTAAATCCTGTAAGAATCATTTCCTTGAAGAACTCAGCCTTCATCAGTTATTTCATCTTCTGCTCAGCAGTTATTAGTCCCACATAAAACTGCAACTGGGGGCAGTGATAAGAATCTTATGTGCAACTTGGGAAATTGTTGTCTTTGAATGAGAAAATGGGAGACTCCAGAAGGACTCTGAGAACATCAGTTCAGTTCTTAGGGTCCTCTGTGATTCAGGGCAAGTAGAGGAAGCTTTCCTCCCCTCCCAGGCATCAGCTGTCATTCCTGTTTTCAGGATTCTGGTTCCTCAGGATCAAGGCTGGCTTCCTTTGCATGGCCAGCACTTCCAAGGGTTCATGACTGAAAAAAGTCCAGGAGGAATAAAACTCCCTGGTGGACACACTGACACATAAAGCTACTTCCCAAAGGCTCAGCTTCCCATTTGTAAATTAGCCTTGCCCAAACACACTGAAACATAAACTGCTGGCACTGTGCCCACGCTCAAAAGGCAATTGTTTGGCTGTGCAGGACAGCCTAAACAACTCAATTAATCACTTTGGACAAGGCTTTACCATGTACTTGTGCAATGCCTGGGACAATGTGAGCTCAGAGCTTCCAGGCATTGCTACagtacaaatgaaaaaaaattacatacataaaaaatatttctagaaacaaaaaaaagttatatacatatacatatatataaaaattataaaataaaaatctaaatacataatataaattatgaactttaaatgaataaaaatgaattacatatatatatacataaataattttagtaGAACCAGCAGCTTTTTACATTTGCTTTCCATGAACAACCAACCCATTGACCTTTACTAACATGCTGCAGTTGAGAGATGTAGCACAAGTGTCATGTTTGACAAGGGAATTCTGAATGAGATGAATCTGACTCTGAGCCTGGTTGTTCTCCCAGGTCACGTCTGCAGCGTGCGTCAGCAGCGGCCCAGGAGATGGGGATGCATTTTCCAAAGCTGTGATTTACTCAGGAgcattttgtttaaagaaaatgaaattaagtcTGAAGAAGAAGTGTTTTGTGATGAATTATTCGCCTTGAGAAGGCAGTGGCATTTAGCTGCTATTTTTTATTGACCTATATAGCACTTCTCACGGGTCCCACAACACGCTGCGCTGTTACAAATGAGGGGTCTCTGCAGATGCTCCTGACATACTGCTAGAAAATGTCACCTACAAGGATGTAGTATCATTCATCACCAAAATGAATGTGCCATCTGAGGTGTAAAGTAGCAGCTCTTTTAAGAGTAGCATGAAAACTCCTGCTTAAGGAAGTAGGTGCCATTTCTCTCAGAGCCACGCACTATTTTATGTGGCCAGATCTGATTTGTTCTATTAGAAAATGGAATTAGTATGGCATTTTACGAGCCGTGTTATGAATGAACCAGTCatttttttcactaaaatatGATTGTGAAACACTACACTACCTCCTAAAATGTTTGAATGTGTGGTAGGAGGTTTTCTAAGGGAAAAGGAAGCCAGACGCTTCACTTATGATTTGATTTTTCAATTGACGTTAGACATTTAGTACCATTTTGTTccctggggaaagaaaaaacttcCTTCTTGGGTGAGCACCAACTAAATCAGCATGTTATCTGTCTGCCCTCTGTGTGCCAGCTAGCAAGATGCAAGGCAACCAAGTGTCAGTTTCTTAGAGGTTTCCAAGGAACAATATTGCATTTTCCATGCATACAAGTGCATGCATCATATGTATTACACCCAGGCATATAAAATGATTTAAAGTGTGGcttggcttttaaaaatagcatcTTATTGTCTATTAATCATTGTCCTTGGAAGTTCTTTCATCAATTTAGAGGCCCTCTTCTGCTGTGAATGCCAGCAATGATGATTTCACAAGCGGGGATGATGAAGACAAACAAGAACTGTTGTTTACAACTACAGTGGctgttgattaaaaaaaataaatcctcgTGGAGTCACAAGAACTCTGTCTGCAATCTGCTTGCTtttccagcctgccctggaAAAGTGCTTGTGTAGAGCTGGGAGCCAAAGTGGAAGCTGAGAACTTGGGATGTGCCCTCCTGGAAGCGGCAGCGCCGGGCAGCGCTGTGCCCGCTGGCTGCACCCAGGGAGGGTGGGATGCTGCCAGCAGGATGCCTCTGTGGTGTGCCTGGGAATGGGCCCCCTTCCATGGCTGGCACGCCAGGATCACCAGGATCCCATCCAGCTAATCACACGCACACCAGGGGAGATCCATGCCCTCTGTCTCAGACACCCTCTTGCGTGCCCTCTGCAACAGAAGTTCTCCCACACCTGAcgtgctgcagcccctcctgcaaaATAATCTAACTCATTAAAATAGAGGCTTGGATGGAATGATCTCCATTTCATCCCAACTAAGAACTCAATTCCTAAATGAAATCCCTTTAAAGGAACTTCCATCATTTTCTTCTGTAGCCCAGTGCACACTGAGGTAGGGTTTGGGGAGCTTTGTGCTAGTTCTGGATGATTTAGACAGGATGTATTTAGGGAAGCAACTGCTTCCTTCCATGATTATTGTATCATGCTGTATTTATACAGGGCTCTGCAAAATTTCAGCCAAAGCACTCGGGCATCTCAGCTGTGCAGCACCACAATAAGAAGGGAGGAAGCAGACAATTCTTTCCTACCCAGAAAAGACACCCTGAGACTCTAGAGAGTGCTTACCTGTACACagtgttttctctgtgaaggTCTTCCAAGCCACAAAGAATCTCTGCTGCATAAAACAAAGCTCTTTCCTCCTCAAAGCCTGGGTTTCCCATGTTGTAGATATGAAACTTCAGGTCACCTCCATTCATTATGGTCAGAACTAAACACAGTGCGTCCTTTGTTTCATAGGCATAGGCTAAATTGACCTAGAAAAACATTTGCAGCACAGTTGTGACAGTTCAGATGGCTGCTAAGAAGGAAGTGCTAGCTCTTCATTAAAGATTTTCATTAAAGATTTTccccagaaaatgaaaaaaaaatacattgattGACTTTGGTATGGGCTTTCTTACAATGGTAAGCACGTATTTTAAAAGTACGGAAAAATCAGATGTTAGGATTCTACAGATTTATTTGTGGACCAGAAACCCTCAAGGCTCAGATGGCTTCAGAGGCTGGGCAAACATACTAATTCCAGGCATATTTTCCCATGTATGAGAAATCTTAGTAATCAAGGGAATCTACACCTCCTGCTGCACTGTTTTGCATCTCAGTGAGTTCTCTGGAAGGCCCAGATGTCCCAGTCCTGGGGCAATCAAATGGACAATCACAGAGATGTGAAGGCCAGCATCATCCCTGGGGGCTCTGGTGGGTGCACAAGGAAAAATCAGACCAGCCAAAATCTACCCATCACTTTTAAATACGTGCCATCCTCTGTCAGAGGCAACTAAACACTAAGCAAACACCTTGCATCTGTTGTATACACACTGTTCCCTGAAATAAGCATAAAGAACATGACAGGTGCTGAGATaacaccttttttctttttctaaatctAAGGGAAGCTTTAAAGGAGGCACAAGAGCTGGTGTgactcaggagagccctgcatCAGGCCAAGCAGCTCCACCTCACTGCTCAGATGCTTCTGCAAGCCAGTCTCATCTGATCTGTTTGGGCTGAATCTCCTTCAGTCTCCTCCAAGCACCTCTCTTTTCCAGAGCCTGGGAATTCAGGTGATCACACTGGATAAGAGCAGCTCATCCTGATGCAAGCCAAGGCTGTGAAACAGATCCTGCTCCCATGGCAGGCACAGGCCCCTTGGCTGCTGCACTTCTCACGGACCAGAGACTGAAATGAGACTCTGCAAAGGTACCCAGAGCAGGACTAGGGTGCAAAGCAAAGGGATTCAGCTCCTGGCACCTctccaggagcaggagatggaggaggCACTGTgtggagagagtccctgtaaGATCTATGTGTTGGATAAGTGGGTCCCAGCTATTctaaatgagctacagctgcaaagtccttagttgggcagcagctgtagcttgtgaaggcaactgggataaaaggggtgggCCAAGAGCCCAGGATGAGCCCCtgtggaagccatgaggaactgtgctgcagagaggagctgcataataggaccagcaagaaggtatggactttaagatgggactccagaaatatgaaatacaataagataacaacaacagcaCTGGGTTCAACCAGAGCAGGTGAGCAGGGAACCACGGAGCTCAAACAATACTCACTACAAACTGACTATTGACTTTCTCTAAAATCTGCTTCTCGTTGAGCGCCATGGATTCGCCTTTCCTCTTCTTGATCCTCTTCTTCTCCAACCTCTTGCAGGCGTACATCTTCCCCGTGGCTCGCACTTGGCAGGCGCAGACCTGCGAACAAACAGAGCACAACAATTGTGGGTGATGCAAAGCAAACCCAGCTGTGTCTGGGCTGCTCTTCCCTCCTCACATCTCCTCTGGATCAGTCCTTTTAAGGCCAGAGATGGAGGCTCAGTGAGCCAGGCCTAGGCGGGGGCAGCTGGGGGATAAACTACTGTTTCCAAACCTGCTGTGGAATATTGGTTTAATTATTTCACTTTCCTCTGTCTGCTTCCTCTCCCACCTCCTTTTGTCTGTGCAGAGTTTAATCTCTCAAGTCTGCAcctcccctgcctctgctgccacctCCACACACCAGGAAAATACAAACAAGGGTGTGACCCCAATTCCGCTGTGAACGCAACAGCTGAACACAAAATAACTCTCCAAAGTGTCCCTTTGAGATTATGGTGTCACGAGGGGTTAAGTAGAACTGTCAGCAATTAATGTAAATCAGCCTCTGTCACATCAGGCTCCTGTACCTGCACTGTCTGAAAAGTAAGAAACAAAAAGTAAGAAACACTCTTAACAGAAAATTTCAGAATTACTCACCTCCCCAAAGCCGCCTTTCCCCAGCACCCTGTACTGCCTAAACGTGTTTTTTGTTACTGGT
This genomic interval from Ammospiza nelsoni isolate bAmmNel1 chromosome 8, bAmmNel1.pri, whole genome shotgun sequence contains the following:
- the GRK5 gene encoding G protein-coupled receptor kinase 5 yields the protein MFLKSVKNLSSRQRRNWKTAPARSCSLPVQNRSVLDHLSGEPFQEYLNSMYFDRFLQWKWLERQPVTKNTFRQYRVLGKGGFGEVCACQVRATGKMYACKRLEKKRIKKRKGESMALNEKQILEKVNSQFVVNLAYAYETKDALCLVLTIMNGGDLKFHIYNMGNPGFEEERALFYAAEILCGLEDLHRENTVYRDLKPENILLDDYGHIRISDLGLAVKIPEGESIRGRVGTVGYMAPEVLNNQRYTLSPDYWGLGCLIYEMIAGQSPFRGRKEKVKREEVDRRVLETEEVYSHKFSEEAKSICKMLLTKDVKQRLGCQGEGAAEVKRHPFFKSMNFKRLEAGMLDPPFVPDPRAVYCKDVLDIEQFSTVKGVNLDQTDDDFYSKFSTGSVSIPWQNEMIETECFKELNVFGPNGTISPDLNKSYPPEPPKKGLLQRIFKRQHQNNSKSSPNSKASLNHHINSNHVSSNSTGSS